The Candidatus Zixiibacteriota bacterium DNA segment GCTGTTGGTCGACTGCACGATGAACAGGTCGGAGCCGCGGATGTTCTCGTCGATCTGCACGAAGACTTCGTTGTCGGAAAACCGCGTCACCGTGCAGGCGGTGAGCCGGCGATCCAGTTGGGCGGCGATCTTCTGCGCCAGGGGGCGGTTCCCGTTTCCGGTTATGATCTTCAGTTCGGGTTCCATGGTCGACAATCGGGCAGAGTGGTGAGAGTCATCGTCGTGATTGGGAGTGTCCTAAACGGCCAGTTCGTCGAGTGCGCGGCCGCGGATGGCTGGGGCGCCAGGATTCGAACCTGGGAATGCGGGCTCCAAAGGCCCGTGTCTTACCGCTTGACGACGCCCCATGTATCTTGGACGGCTCCGATTGGACACCGACGCCGTGACGGCCGGCGACGGCCGCAGATCGCCACGGCCGGAGCGCCTAAGGGGCGGTTGGACCTCCTGCGCCGGTGTCGGGAGATTGTGCATCATAGTCATCGCGCGGGTCGGCGGCTGTCCGCTTTCCGGCGGCGGCATCTTTCAATTCCTGCTCATAGGCCGCCAGCACCGTGGTTTCGATCTTCTGCCGCATCTTGTTGTTGATCGGATGGCAGATGTCCTGATGGGTCCCATCGGAGCGCTTGCGCGACGGCATCGAGACGAAGTACCCGTTGTTGCCGTTGATGATCTTCAGCCCGCGAATGACAAACTCCTCGTCGAACGTAACATTGGCGAATGCTTTGAGCTTGTCCTCGTCCCGCAGGGTGATGCGCACTTCGGTGATTTCCACGGGTTACTCCTTGGCTGCAAACCGAGACTGCACAACTACCCGATCACCAACGCCAGGGGAGTCTCAACCGGCCGGACCACGTACAGCCGGGCTCGTTTCGGTCCGTCCTGCTCCAACCGTCCCATGTCGGGCGGCGCGGTGAATACACCGAACACCGTCGGCCCGCTGCCGGACACATACACCCCCGCTGCACCCATCGCCAGAAGTTGCGTGCGCCAATACGAGACCTCGGGGACCCGGTGAATCACAACAGGTTCCAGATCGTTGGTGATTCGACCGAGGGCGGCGATGAAGCCCTCCCCATCAAGGCGCCCGGAAACATGTGAAGCCACCCCGGTCGAAGTCAAGTCCAAAGCGGCATAGACCTCACCCGCCGTCAAGGGGACGGCGGGGCAGGCCAACACGGCCCACCAGGCTGTCGGGATTGACCGTGGTTCGAGCCGCTCACCGCGTCCCCTCGCGAAGGCGCACGGCTCCCCCAGGAAAAAGGGGACATCCGACCCCAATTGCGCCGCCCAATCGGCCAACTGCTCCCGCGAGCGACCCAGAGTATACAGTCGATTCAGGGCCGCCAGGGTCGCTGCCGCGTCTGATGACCCGCCGCCCAGACCGGCGGCGATCGGAATGCGTTTAAGCAAATGGGCGGCCAGACTCAGCTTCAGACCGCATTCGCGTTCCACCAGACGGGCCGCGCGCGTGATCAGGTTGTTCTCCCCGGTCTCCAATTCAAAGGCCGCGTCAGGGTCGGCGTTCTCCCACGTGAGCTTGAACCCCCCCGCGTCGCCACGGTGAAACGTGAGTCGGTCATAGAGATCCACCGCCACAAACGTCGTTTCCAGCTCGTGGTAGCCATCGGGGCGCCTGCCCAAAACGCGCAGACCCAGATTGATCTTGGCCGGGGCCAGCACGGTGCAGTGGTCGGATGACGAGGTCATCGGTGGCAGAAAAGGGACAAGGCGAACGTGGCCGTCACATAGCGAACGTCTTCCACCAGAATCCCTGGAGTTGCAGTCTCACGAACAGACCCTCGTGTGTACAACCCGGTACATTCTCCGCATTGCGGACCCGATCGTAGCCCGCTTGGCACTCGCCCACGAGACGGGCTCTGATGTTGACCCGGAGCCCCGCCCCGACCCTCGCGTGTCGCTCCACCACGCCGGAGGGAAAGGCGACGTGCTTTGGCACAGAGCCCTCTTGGGGCGTGTCGATACGGTTGCTGCCCCGACGGATGTGCTCGGCCAGGGCCGTCAAATCGACCGTCGCGGACAGATGGTACCGCGGACGGAGCGTCATCCGGTCCGCGTCGGTCCCGAGGTCAGAGCCGATACCGATCGCCTTCCCGGTGTAGTCGCGGCCGTGCATAAACCGGTTCCACGAGCGACCCTGGCCGTAGACAAACGTGTTGATGCGCTGGTACTCCACATTGAGAAACAGCCGCCTGTCGGCGGCATTCGGGGTCCAGGCGATTCCGCCAGTCACTCCGATCTGCTGGGGTTCGCTGACAAAATCGATCTGGAAGTCGTCAATGAGCCACTCGCCATAGAGCGCCAGCCCCGGGTACGGCCGCCATGATCCCTCCACGCTCCACAGTGGGTTGTCATTCACATCATTGTTCAATTGCTCCCAATAGTAGGGCAGGAGTGGATTCATGTAGTAGAAAGGCCAGCGACGGTCGACGCCGCCGAACACGAGCACCTCCGAGAACGCGAACTCCAGGTTGTGCCGCGGGCGCCAGTCGAGCCGGTGACCGACCAGATAGCGATCGGCGACTCCCGCCGGCTCATCAGGGTCGGTGGGATCGGTGCCCATCGACTCCAGCCGTGTGGCATGGAAGCTGAAGGCCCACCGACGTCCGCGATAGGTCAGCCGCAGGCCGTCGAACGACGGCGAGTGATCGGAGATCAGCATGGCGTCGATCGGCGATGGTCCC contains these protein-coding regions:
- the spoVG gene encoding septation regulator SpoVG gives rise to the protein MEITEVRITLRDEDKLKAFANVTFDEEFVIRGLKIINGNNGYFVSMPSRKRSDGTHQDICHPINNKMRQKIETTVLAAYEQELKDAAAGKRTAADPRDDYDAQSPDTGAGGPTAP
- the ispE gene encoding 4-(cytidine 5'-diphospho)-2-C-methyl-D-erythritol kinase gives rise to the protein MTSSSDHCTVLAPAKINLGLRVLGRRPDGYHELETTFVAVDLYDRLTFHRGDAGGFKLTWENADPDAAFELETGENNLITRAARLVERECGLKLSLAAHLLKRIPIAAGLGGGSSDAAATLAALNRLYTLGRSREQLADWAAQLGSDVPFFLGEPCAFARGRGERLEPRSIPTAWWAVLACPAVPLTAGEVYAALDLTSTGVASHVSGRLDGEGFIAALGRITNDLEPVVIHRVPEVSYWRTQLLAMGAAGVYVSGSGPTVFGVFTAPPDMGRLEQDGPKRARLYVVRPVETPLALVIG
- a CDS encoding capsule assembly Wzi family protein; the protein is MKTPRLRLLLTILLVLGAGRIRAGGSPWEDVPLDSWIYDAVFELSSQGEFRSLLLHTRPYTRGEIAAAVADMTTTASLSQGARCLWARLRQEFAEELATGASGGNQQPGDRVRLAVGPGMRLDQFCHGYAKNRVGLDLAGSYSASDHLTARTRVRIDSDGRHDTQFHGEYWKEKFTAWVDQAVITGRFGRLRAAFGREFWRWGPSPIDAMLISDHSPSFDGLRLTYRGRRWAFSFHATRLESMGTDPTDPDEPAGVADRYLVGHRLDWRPRHNLEFAFSEVLVFGGVDRRWPFYYMNPLLPYYWEQLNNDVNDNPLWSVEGSWRPYPGLALYGEWLIDDFQIDFVSEPQQIGVTGGIAWTPNAADRRLFLNVEYQRINTFVYGQGRSWNRFMHGRDYTGKAIGIGSDLGTDADRMTLRPRYHLSATVDLTALAEHIRRGSNRIDTPQEGSVPKHVAFPSGVVERHARVGAGLRVNIRARLVGECQAGYDRVRNAENVPGCTHEGLFVRLQLQGFWWKTFAM